Proteins from a genomic interval of Rosa chinensis cultivar Old Blush chromosome 2, RchiOBHm-V2, whole genome shotgun sequence:
- the LOC112187098 gene encoding trifunctional UDP-glucose 4,6-dehydratase/UDP-4-keto-6-deoxy-D-glucose 3,5-epimerase/UDP-4-keto-L-rhamnose-reductase RHM1, protein MGTAYKPKNILITGAAGFIASHVCNRLIRNYPEYKIVVLDKLDYCSNLKNLHPSRSSPNFKFIKGDIGSADLVNFILLTESIDTIMHFAAQTHVDNSFGNSFEFTKNNIYGTHVLLEACKVTGQIKRFIHVSTDEVYGETDEDAVVGNHEASQLLPTNPYSATKAGAEMLVMAYGRSYGLPVITTRGNNVYGPNQFPEKMIPKFMLLAMKGKTLPIHGDGSNVRSYLYCEDVAEAFEVILHKGEVGHVYNIGTKKERRVVDVAREICQLFSLNPDTYINFVENRPFNDQRYFLDDQKLKNLGWSESTSWDEGLRKTMEWYVKNPHWWGDVSGALLPHPRMLMVPGIERNFDGPDTSNSDSPVPATDSSQSQVVVPAPRGIPSTQKPSLKFLIYGSTGWIGGLLGKICEKQGISFEYGRGRLQERSQLLADIQRVKPTHVFNAAGVTGRPNVDWCESHKPETIRTNVVGTLTLADVCREHNLLMMNYATGCIFEYDAAHPSRSGIGFKEEDTPNFTGSFYSKTKAMVEELLKEYDNVCTLRVRMPISSDLSNPRNFITKISKYNKVVDIPNSMTILDELLPISVEMAKRNLKGIWNFTNPGVVSHNEILEMYKKYIDPSFKWVNFTLEEQAKVIVAPRSNNEMDASKLKKEFPELLPIKESLIKYVFEPNKKTFAGGAAN, encoded by the exons ATGGGCACCGCCTATAAACCGAAGAACATCCTCATTACTGGAGCTGCTGGCTTCATCGCATCCCATGTTTGCAATCGGCTTATCAGGAACTACCCTGAATACAAGATTGTCGTCCTTGACAAGCTTGATTACTGTTCAAATTTGAAGAACCTTCATCCTTCAAGGTCATCCCCAAACTTCAAATTTATCAAGGGAGACATTGGAAGCGCTGACCTTGTCAACTTCATCCTTCTCACCGAGTCCATTGATACAATAATGCACTTCGCTGCCCAGACCCATGTTGACAACTCATTTGGTAACAGCTTTGAGTTCACTAAAAACAACATATATGGCACGCATGTTCTTCTAGAAGCATGCAAAGTCACTGGCCAAATCAAAAGGTTCATCCATGTTAGCACAGATGAAGTTTATGGGGAGACAGATGAGGATGCTGTGGTGGGAAATCATGAGGCTTCTCAGCTTCTTCCCACAAACCCCTACTCTGCGACTAAAGCTGGAGCAGAGATGCTTGTTATGGCATATGGACGTTCATATGGGCTGCCTGTGATAACTACCAGGGGAAACAATGTTTATGGCCCCAATCAGTTCCCTGAAAAGATGATTCCAAAGTTCATGCTCTTGGCTATGAAAGGGAAGACTCTTCCCATTCACGGTGATGGATCAAATGTCAGGAGTTATCTCTATTGTGAGGATGTAGCCGAGGCATTTGAGGTCATTCTCCATAAGGGTGAGGTAGGCCATGTCTACAACATTGGGACAAAGAAAGAGAGGAGGGTAGTTGATGTCGCTAGGGAAATTTGCCAACTGTTCTCGTTGAACCCAGATACATATATTAACTTTGTTGAGAATAGACCTTTTAATGATCAGAGGTATTTTCTGGATGACCAAAAGCTTAAAAACTTGGGATGGTCTGAAAGTACTTCATGGGACGAAGGTTTGAGGAAGACAATGGAATGGTACGTCAAGAATCCTCATTGGTGGGGAGATGTTTCTGGAGCACTGCTCCCTCATCCAAGAATGCTCATGGTTCCTGGAATTGAAAGAAACTTTGATGGGCCTGATACAAGCAATTCCGATTCCCCTGTGCCAGCAACTGATTCTAGTCAAAGCCAAGTGGTTGTTCCAGCTCCTAGGGGCATTCCATCTACTCAGAAGCCATCTCTGAAGTTCCTGATTTATGGGAGCACAGGGTGGATTGGAGGCCTTCTTGGGAAGATTTGTGAGAAACAAGGGATATCGTTTGAGTATGGACGAGGGCGGCTCCAGGAACGTTCTCAGCTCTTGGCTGATATTCAGAGAGTTAAGCCAACCCATGTTTTCAATGCTGCTGGAGTGACTGGCAGACCCAATGTGGATTGGTGTGAATCTCATAAACCAGAAACAATTCGGACCAATGTTGTGGGTACATTGACCTTGGCTGATGTCTGCAGAGAGCACAACCTCCTAATGATGAATTATGCTACTGGTTGTATCTTCGAGTACGATGCAGCTCATCCATCAAGATCAGGAATTGGGTTCAAGGAGGAAGATACACCAAATTTCACTGGTTCATTTTACTCCAAAACCAAAGCCATG GTGGAAGAGCTTTTGAAAGAATATGACAATGTCTGCACTCTTAGAGTTCGAATGCCTATATCATCTGATCTCAGCAATCCACGCAACTTCATCACAAAGATCTCCAAGTACAACAAAGTGGTTGATATTCCAAACAGCATGACTATCTTGGATGAACTTCTACCGATTTCAGTTGAGATGGCCAAGAGGAACTTGAAGGGCATTTGGAACTTCACAAACCCTGGTGTTGTTAGTCACAATGAGATCCTGGAGATGTACAAGAAGTACATAGACCCCAGTTTCAAGTGGGTTAATTTTACATTGGAAGAACAAGCCAAGGTTATTGTGGCCCCAAGAAGTAACAATGAGATGGATGCATCCAAGTTGAAGAAAGAGTTCCCTGAACTATTGCCAATCAAGGAGTCGCTGATTAAATACGTCTTTGAGCCCAACAAGAAAACATTTGCTGGTGGAGCAGCAAATTAA
- the LOC112188031 gene encoding uncharacterized protein LOC112188031 has translation MWNRGNKSKAYNGPQNRFVAFLVVSVTLVTLVFIMLFHNTDQKPSSVLGLRMEKWNSFESLVQLSPTVDFRNGTDVIWQIPDSPKAVLFLAHGCDGRAANFWDKSSTCPNCVGLPEERLIALHALARKFAVLTISSKERCWTFGKEIVIVKDIITWWVKRNKLEKLPLVALGASSGGYFVSVLATELKFSSITLMIAEGMFDHIDIKENYPPTLFVHMPKDLFRQKKIAEYMEVLKNNGVDVEEIECMEFPLSPHLLANRIPGLDQSVSAKLFDLFRHEGFIDENGYMKNDGRRTHWKEAVRKSNIIFPDKQLAHYIQEELNLAFAVHEMTSLHSDRIVKWFESHMR, from the coding sequence ATGTGGAATCGTGGAAACAaatcgaaggcatataatgggCCTCAGAACCGTTTCGTTGCATTTCTGGTTGTGTCTGTGACATTAGTTACTCTTGTTTTCATAATGTTGTTTCACAACACTGATCAAAAGCCAAGTTCAGTACTGGGACTTCGGATGGAAAAGTGGAATAGCTTTGAGTCATTGGTGCAACTATCTCCGACCGTAGATTTCCGGAATGGAACAGATGTAATATGGCAAATACCAGATTCACCTAAAGCAGTCCTCTTTCTGGCTCATGGTTGTGATGGTAGAGCTGCTAACTTTTGGGACAAGTCCTCTACCTGCCCAAACTGCGTTGGTTTGCCAGAAGAAAGACTAATTGCTCTTCACGCTCTTGCTCGAAAGTTTGCTGTTCTTACCATATCAAGTAAAGAGAGATGCTGGACTTTCGGGAAGGAAATAGTTATTGTTAAGGATATTATAACATGGTGGGTTAAGAGAAACAAGCTTGAAAAACTTCCTCTTGTGGCTTTGGGTGCCTCTTCTGGGGGATACTTTGTCTCCGTGCTTGCCACTGAGTTGAAGTTCAGTAGTATTACACTTATGATTGCTGAAGGGATGTTTGATCATATAGATATAAAGGAGAACTATCCGCCTACCCTATTTGTGCACATGCCTAAAGATCTATTTAGGCAGAAAAAGATAGCTGAGTATATGGAAGTTTTGAAAAATAATGGTGTTGATGTTGAAGAGATTGAGTGCATGGAGTTTCCCTTGTCACCACATCTCTTAGCCAATAGAATCCCAGGTCTTGATCAGTCTGTTTCTGCTAAGCTCTTTGATCTCTTCCGCCATGAGGGGTTTATTGATGAGAATGGATATATGAAGAATGATGGCCGCAGAACACATTGGAAAGAGGCTGTGAGAAAGAGTAATATCATTTTTCCAGACAAGCAGCTAGCCCATTACATTCAGGAGGAGTTAAATCTTGCATTCGCGGTCCATGAAATGACAAGCTTACACTCTGACAGGATCGTCAAATGGTTTGAATCTCATATGAGGTGA